The proteins below come from a single Nostoc sp. KVJ3 genomic window:
- a CDS encoding VgrG-related protein, with the protein MSPKQSLYLSEPKIEIEGKPASLELIKDVLQITVEESLHLPAMFTLVIHNSYISTSDRPENKPWRHDQFFKIGKKVKLGFTSSTTQDNNFQEEVGKFLIEGEITAMEVHFNEKSEADIIVRGYDISHRLHKGRYNRSFLNETDSDIVKKIIEEVGIKPGKIEATGEVHDYVFQENQTNMEFLRERAARIGFELFITEGKLNFHKPKVQQALSLKWLLGINKFSTRVTSAEQVSSVEVRAWDYTKKKLISATVQKEKQITQTGNELGSSTINAFSNLNSPKNSPKMIVVDKPVASQDQAKAMAQALCDELGGEFVYADAKGEGNPEIRPGRVINLNGMGDRYSGKYYVTETRHFFSQRVYETDFSVRGLRSGNLFTTLSPEKRLQPSETLLVGIVTDNKDPRSWGRVKLMFPTLTEEHTSDWARVVAVGAGSNRGFDCLPEVGDEVLVGFEHGDIHRPYVIGGVWNGKDAPPEKVSDSVTGSVRLRTIKTRVGHVLQFVEEDKGSSKTGIRVETTGGHKIYLNDSDRCIEIETTGGHKIKMDDMGKSVSVKSTGNMSLDAAGNIDISANGVITVKGAMIRLN; encoded by the coding sequence ATGTCTCCTAAACAAAGTCTTTATTTAAGCGAACCTAAAATCGAGATAGAAGGAAAACCTGCTTCTCTTGAATTAATAAAGGATGTGTTGCAAATCACTGTCGAAGAAAGCCTTCATTTACCAGCAATGTTTACGCTAGTTATACATAATAGCTATATTTCCACGTCTGATCGACCAGAAAACAAGCCTTGGCGACACGATCAGTTTTTTAAAATTGGTAAAAAAGTGAAATTGGGTTTTACTTCGAGTACTACTCAAGATAATAATTTTCAAGAGGAGGTAGGAAAATTCCTGATTGAAGGCGAAATTACAGCGATGGAAGTTCACTTCAATGAAAAATCTGAAGCTGACATCATTGTTCGCGGTTATGATATTTCCCATCGTCTGCATAAAGGTCGCTATAATCGCTCTTTTTTAAATGAAACTGATAGCGATATAGTTAAAAAAATAATTGAAGAAGTAGGTATAAAACCTGGCAAGATAGAGGCAACTGGTGAAGTTCATGACTATGTCTTCCAAGAAAATCAAACTAATATGGAATTTTTGCGAGAAAGGGCTGCCCGTATTGGTTTTGAACTATTTATTACAGAGGGAAAACTAAATTTCCACAAACCAAAAGTTCAGCAAGCTTTATCACTAAAATGGCTACTTGGTATTAATAAATTTAGTACCCGCGTCACCAGTGCCGAACAGGTGAGTTCTGTGGAAGTACGCGCTTGGGACTATACCAAGAAAAAATTAATTAGCGCAACAGTCCAGAAAGAGAAGCAAATAACCCAGACAGGTAATGAGCTAGGAAGTAGTACTATTAATGCATTTTCTAATCTTAATTCCCCCAAGAATTCCCCTAAAATGATTGTTGTAGATAAACCTGTTGCCAGTCAAGATCAAGCAAAGGCTATGGCTCAGGCTTTGTGTGATGAACTGGGAGGAGAATTTGTTTATGCAGATGCCAAAGGAGAAGGGAATCCTGAGATTCGTCCTGGACGGGTTATTAATCTTAATGGTATGGGCGATCGCTATAGTGGTAAATATTATGTTACAGAAACGCGCCATTTCTTCAGTCAGCGCGTTTATGAAACTGATTTCAGCGTCCGGGGACTCCGTTCTGGTAACTTATTCACAACTCTCTCCCCAGAAAAACGCCTCCAGCCGTCTGAGACTCTATTAGTAGGAATTGTGACTGATAACAAAGACCCACGGTCATGGGGTAGAGTGAAGTTAATGTTTCCCACTCTCACAGAAGAACATACAAGTGACTGGGCGAGAGTTGTAGCTGTGGGAGCCGGTTCAAATCGAGGTTTCGACTGTTTACCAGAGGTAGGCGATGAAGTTTTGGTAGGTTTTGAACATGGCGATATTCACCGTCCTTATGTCATTGGTGGGGTATGGAACGGGAAGGATGCACCACCAGAAAAGGTAAGTGATTCAGTTACAGGTAGTGTAAGGTTACGCACCATTAAGACTCGTGTAGGTCATGTTTTACAGTTTGTTGAAGAAGATAAAGGAAGTAGTAAAACAGGTATTCGCGTAGAAACTACAGGTGGCCACAAAATATATCTCAATGATAGCGATCGCTGTATAGAGATTGAAACCACAGGCGGTCATAAAATCAAAATGGACGATATGGGTAAATCTGTTTCAGTGAAATCAACAGGTAATATGTCATTAGATGCTGCTGGAAATATAGACATTTCAGCCAACGGCGTGATTACAGTTAAAGGTGCGATGATTCGCCTTAATTAA
- a CDS encoding phage tail protein — protein MASPAIIVIQKRQPQLEKAKLVAYNSEAPDIELMFNPTDISFARTVKWESKQGNRGTTLLPKVNFSGVEPYKFTLKQLLYDTYETKESVMKKYIDNIKKGVETINRANDKRPPVYILTWGNEYFYCVITSLTYTLNMFLSDGTPVRALVDIALQEVDKNNLPGGRESNSKGANRQPNPKLGKNT, from the coding sequence ATGGCAAGTCCCGCAATTATTGTTATTCAAAAGCGTCAACCGCAACTTGAGAAAGCCAAACTTGTAGCTTATAACAGTGAAGCGCCAGATATTGAATTAATGTTTAATCCCACAGATATTAGTTTTGCTCGGACTGTGAAATGGGAAAGTAAGCAAGGTAATAGAGGAACTACTCTACTTCCGAAAGTAAATTTTTCTGGTGTTGAACCTTACAAGTTTACGCTGAAACAGTTGCTATATGATACTTACGAAACTAAAGAGTCGGTGATGAAAAAGTATATAGATAATATTAAAAAAGGTGTAGAGACTATTAATAGAGCAAATGATAAACGCCCACCTGTTTACATATTGACATGGGGAAATGAATATTTTTATTGTGTAATTACGAGTTTAACTTACACTTTAAATATGTTTCTTAGTGATGGTACACCAGTTAGGGCACTGGTAGATATAGCCTTGCAAGAAGTAGATAAAAATAATCTTCCTGGAGGACGTGAATCTAATTCTAAAGGTGCAAATCGCCAGCCGAATCCTAAGCTGGGAAAAAATACTTAA